The following proteins are co-located in the Streptomyces sp. NBC_00435 genome:
- a CDS encoding response regulator transcription factor: protein MTAPIKVMIADDQMMVRQGFTVLLNAQPDIEVVGQAVDGAEAVTKVAELAPDVVLMDIRMPGMGGIEATSLITGAPGSAVKVLVLTTFDLDEYVYEALRAGASGFLLKDASADQLAEAVRVIAAGEALLAPNITKRLITEFSRMGAPRAPSKARIDELTERETEVLSLVAQGMSNAEIAEHLILAEQTVKTHVGRILVKLGLRDRTQAAVFAYETGLIRPTGY from the coding sequence ATGACCGCCCCGATCAAGGTGATGATCGCCGACGACCAGATGATGGTCCGGCAGGGCTTCACGGTGCTCCTCAACGCCCAGCCCGACATCGAGGTCGTCGGCCAGGCCGTCGACGGCGCCGAGGCCGTGACGAAGGTGGCCGAACTGGCTCCGGACGTGGTCCTCATGGACATCCGCATGCCCGGGATGGGCGGCATCGAGGCCACTTCCCTCATCACGGGCGCCCCCGGCTCCGCGGTGAAGGTGCTGGTGCTGACCACCTTCGACCTCGACGAGTACGTCTATGAGGCGCTGCGCGCCGGCGCCTCCGGTTTCCTCCTGAAGGACGCCTCGGCCGATCAGCTGGCGGAGGCGGTCCGTGTGATCGCCGCCGGGGAGGCCCTCCTGGCACCGAACATCACGAAGCGTCTGATCACCGAGTTCTCCCGGATGGGGGCGCCGCGGGCGCCTTCGAAGGCGCGAATCGACGAGCTGACCGAACGGGAGACGGAGGTCCTGTCGCTGGTCGCCCAGGGCATGTCGAACGCGGAGATCGCCGAGCACCTGATCCTGGCCGAGCAGACGGTGAAGACGCATGTGGGCCGGATCCTCGTGAAGCTGGGCCTGCGGGACCGCACACAGGCCGCCGTGTTCGCGTACGAGACGGGTCTGATCCGTCCGACGGGCTACTGA
- a CDS encoding sensor histidine kinase encodes MNEQSEPTTPAAVPAPAPPAAAAGGSTGGPREGSSAVVRGVVRDLLDLGSDPLPKMSRPRWLAWLPHVVLVYLAVYFRFLTMDQLHNHYDVNGGKVELLSVLVGVSVVVALRRPMAGFWLGLATAGVIAWTIHDHVGQGQSWPWMPAGIFAFAPVLLLVALRVRPQVTIGAVFVSIAFTGLAEGLFKPEHSATSAPGAALLFGFTGLLGYALRATRQARTKLVEQETLTEEERARRTLLEERSRIARELHDVVAHHMSVISIQAQVAPYLVENPTEELKENLAGIRANAVEALTELRRVLGVLRSEHGDESADLHHPQPTLAELEGLVDNVRAAGLEVTTEIAGIRRPLSPGVELTAYRIVQEALSNCLRHAPGARVEVGIAYGPRELHLCVANSAPTRAAAPSMGAGHGLLGMRERAGMLGGELAAGPRPGGGYEVSAVLPMDPVSPSGVVAPAPETKEKDV; translated from the coding sequence GTGAACGAGCAGAGCGAGCCCACGACCCCGGCCGCGGTACCGGCACCGGCACCGCCCGCTGCCGCGGCCGGAGGATCCACCGGAGGTCCCCGCGAGGGGAGTTCGGCCGTAGTGCGGGGCGTGGTCCGGGACCTGCTCGACCTGGGGTCCGATCCGCTCCCGAAGATGTCGCGGCCGCGCTGGCTCGCCTGGCTCCCGCACGTGGTGCTCGTCTATCTGGCGGTGTACTTCCGGTTCCTCACCATGGATCAGCTCCACAATCACTACGACGTCAACGGCGGCAAGGTGGAGTTGCTGTCGGTCCTGGTCGGCGTGTCCGTGGTGGTCGCGCTGCGGCGGCCGATGGCCGGGTTCTGGCTCGGCCTGGCCACGGCGGGCGTGATCGCCTGGACCATCCACGACCACGTCGGACAGGGGCAGAGCTGGCCCTGGATGCCCGCCGGGATATTCGCCTTCGCGCCGGTGCTGTTGCTGGTGGCCCTGCGCGTGCGGCCCCAGGTGACCATCGGGGCGGTCTTCGTGTCCATCGCCTTCACCGGGCTGGCCGAGGGACTCTTCAAGCCCGAACACAGCGCTACCAGTGCCCCGGGGGCCGCCCTCCTCTTCGGCTTCACCGGCCTCCTCGGCTACGCCCTGCGCGCGACGCGACAGGCCCGTACCAAGCTCGTCGAGCAGGAGACCCTCACCGAGGAGGAGCGGGCCCGGCGCACCCTGCTCGAGGAGCGCAGCCGGATCGCCCGTGAGCTCCACGACGTCGTCGCGCACCACATGTCCGTGATCTCCATCCAGGCGCAGGTGGCTCCCTACCTCGTGGAGAACCCGACGGAGGAGCTCAAGGAGAATCTGGCCGGCATCCGGGCGAATGCCGTGGAGGCTCTGACGGAGCTGCGCCGCGTGCTGGGCGTGCTGCGTTCCGAGCACGGGGACGAGTCCGCCGATCTGCATCATCCGCAGCCCACCCTGGCCGAGTTGGAGGGCCTCGTGGACAACGTCCGGGCGGCCGGGCTCGAGGTCACCACCGAGATCGCGGGCATCCGCCGACCGCTGTCCCCCGGTGTGGAGCTCACCGCGTACCGGATCGTGCAGGAGGCGCTGAGCAACTGCCTTCGGCACGCGCCCGGCGCCCGCGTGGAGGTCGGCATCGCCTACGGACCCCGCGAACTGCACCTGTGCGTCGCCAACAGCGCGCCCACCCGGGCGGCCGCGCCGAGCATGGGGGCGGGACACGGGCTGCTCGGGATGCGGGAGCGGGCGGGCATGCTGGGGGGTGAGCTGGCCGCCGGCCCCCGCCCCGGCGGGGGGTACGAGGTGAGCGCCGTCCTGCCGATGGATCCGGTGTCCCCGAGCGGCGTCGTTGCCCCCGCTCCCGAGACGAAGGAGAAGGACGTATGA
- a CDS encoding acyltransferase family protein — MRTRELHSRWSVLADRIDSGTPAHRDRAVDALRAFAILGVVLGHWLVTALTSVDGGLRTTSPLAHMSGLAPVSWVFQTLAVFFLVGGHVAARGYESARGRGVPYGRWVGQRLGRLFRPVAAVLVLWSVAAGGMLLGGVGTDTVHTLLKLVLSPLWFLLVFAALTAATPLVTRLSPVWPLAVVAVVDVWRFGLGGPEWIGWVNVAAGWLVPYTLGAAWSRGAFARRTPAALLLGAGIVATAALIVWGGYPASMVGVPGAAISNLNPPTLAAVAFGLAQCGLALLVREPLARVMRRPRAWAKVALVNLSAMTIFLWHQTAMMAVTALGLLVSTDLPGLHTVPSSPQWIVVRLLWLPVFAAALTVCWTAFRTYEQGGRRSRSRTPHGSSTSPATPSRIVASSVPAAVRTVPASVTGPVAPSVETVRA, encoded by the coding sequence GTGCGCACGCGTGAACTGCACTCCCGCTGGTCCGTTCTCGCGGACCGCATCGACTCCGGGACCCCCGCCCACCGGGACCGGGCCGTGGACGCCCTGCGGGCCTTCGCGATCCTCGGCGTGGTGCTGGGGCACTGGCTGGTCACCGCGCTCACCAGCGTCGACGGCGGTCTACGGACCACCAGCCCGCTGGCCCACATGAGCGGACTGGCCCCGGTCTCCTGGGTGTTCCAGACCCTCGCCGTCTTCTTCCTCGTCGGCGGCCACGTCGCGGCGCGGGGGTACGAGTCGGCGCGCGGCCGGGGAGTTCCCTACGGGCGGTGGGTCGGGCAGCGGCTGGGCAGGCTGTTCCGGCCGGTCGCCGCCGTCCTCGTCCTCTGGAGCGTCGCGGCCGGTGGGATGCTGCTCGGCGGAGTGGGGACGGACACCGTCCACACCCTGCTCAAACTGGTGCTCTCCCCGCTGTGGTTCCTCCTGGTCTTCGCCGCGCTCACCGCCGCGACCCCGCTCGTGACCCGGCTCAGCCCCGTGTGGCCGCTGGCCGTGGTGGCCGTCGTCGACGTCTGGCGCTTCGGACTCGGCGGGCCCGAGTGGATCGGCTGGGTCAATGTGGCCGCCGGCTGGCTGGTCCCCTACACCCTGGGCGCCGCCTGGTCCCGGGGCGCCTTCGCCCGCCGCACCCCGGCCGCACTGCTGCTCGGCGCCGGGATCGTGGCCACGGCCGCGCTGATCGTCTGGGGCGGGTACCCCGCGTCCATGGTCGGCGTTCCCGGGGCGGCTATATCGAACCTGAACCCGCCGACTCTGGCCGCCGTCGCGTTCGGCCTGGCCCAGTGCGGGCTGGCGCTGCTCGTGCGCGAACCGCTGGCTCGGGTGATGCGCCGGCCGCGGGCCTGGGCGAAAGTGGCCCTGGTGAACCTGTCCGCGATGACGATCTTCCTGTGGCACCAGACGGCGATGATGGCCGTCACCGCCCTGGGCCTGCTGGTCTCCACCGACCTCCCGGGGCTGCACACCGTGCCCTCCTCACCTCAGTGGATAGTCGTCCGGCTGCTCTGGCTCCCGGTGTTCGCCGCCGCCCTGACGGTCTGCTGGACGGCCTTCCGCACCTACGAGCAGGGTGGACGGCGATCCAGGAGCCGTACCCCGCACGGGTCTTCCACGAGCCCGGCCACCCCCTCCAGGATCGTCGCCTCGTCCGTCCCGGCCGCGGTGAGGACCGTGCCCGCATCCGTCACCGGCCCGGTGGCGCCCAGTGTGGAGACCGTCCGTGCCTAG
- a CDS encoding alpha/beta hydrolase: MTRRPTARPAGRSSGRLRRTLLAGLVAAAVVFPVSAAASPEVPAPAPAVLPETAPLPARYAANLANLGEAARTAQEADRGGRAARLRAMEAGGEARFLVFDGRGKGRATEVFGDLESADRVAVLVPGSDTTLDTYQRFRAGAVALQQRIQAEHPRSAVVAWLGYDTPGTVSPTVLTTARADRAAAELGPFLTRLERMAAPDARLSLLCHSYGSVVCARTGTGPGVTDIALFGSPGTGADSAAGLPTRARVWAGRGADDWIAHVPHISFGGLGFGADPVDPAFGALPFAAGAGGHSDYLKPGTESLDSLAGIVLAASPAARPATAASVSPVAPPLAPPLAPTSASLLAPSAVTAPEASRAHA, encoded by the coding sequence ATGACCCGCCGCCCCACCGCACGTCCCGCCGGCCGCAGCAGCGGCCGTCTGCGCCGCACGCTGCTGGCCGGGCTCGTCGCCGCGGCCGTGGTCTTCCCTGTTTCCGCCGCCGCGTCGCCGGAGGTCCCCGCGCCGGCTCCCGCGGTCCTGCCCGAGACCGCGCCCCTCCCCGCCCGGTACGCCGCCAACCTCGCCAATCTCGGCGAGGCCGCCCGCACGGCCCAGGAGGCCGACCGCGGCGGGCGCGCCGCGAGGCTGCGGGCGATGGAGGCGGGCGGCGAAGCACGGTTCCTCGTCTTCGACGGGCGCGGCAAGGGACGCGCCACTGAGGTGTTCGGCGATCTGGAGAGCGCCGACCGGGTCGCGGTCCTGGTTCCCGGTTCGGACACGACGCTGGACACCTACCAGAGGTTCCGTGCCGGGGCCGTCGCCCTTCAGCAGCGCATCCAGGCCGAGCATCCGCGCTCCGCCGTGGTCGCCTGGCTCGGGTACGACACCCCCGGCACGGTCAGCCCGACCGTCCTGACGACTGCCCGCGCCGACCGGGCCGCCGCCGAACTCGGGCCCTTCCTGACCCGTTTGGAGCGGATGGCGGCCCCGGACGCCCGGCTCTCGCTGCTCTGCCACTCCTACGGATCCGTCGTCTGCGCCCGCACCGGCACCGGCCCCGGGGTCACCGACATCGCCCTGTTCGGCAGCCCGGGCACGGGGGCCGACTCCGCCGCCGGTCTGCCGACCCGGGCCCGGGTCTGGGCCGGCCGGGGCGCGGACGACTGGATCGCGCACGTCCCGCACATCAGCTTCGGCGGGCTGGGTTTCGGGGCCGATCCCGTGGACCCGGCCTTCGGGGCCCTGCCCTTCGCGGCCGGCGCCGGCGGGCACAGCGACTACCTCAAGCCGGGTACGGAGTCGCTGGACAGCCTGGCCGGGATCGTCCTCGCCGCGTCCCCGGCGGCGCGGCCCGCGACGGCCGCCTCCGTCTCGCCCGTCGCCCCGCCCCTTGCCCCGCCCCTCGCCCCGACTTCCGCCTCGCTCCTCGCCCCGTCCGCCGTCACCGCTCCGGAGGCCTCCCGTGCGCACGCGTGA
- a CDS encoding nuclear transport factor 2 family protein: MEPLKVVARLWERIEARDWDEVAPLIAEDAVIEWPVSSERIVGRGNFIAVISDDDYADERSVQVLRILADGDLVVTEVEIPQDHVVYRAVSLWTVRDGQIVGAREYWTSPGQDPAPRWRAGFVEPLVEPLAAD, translated from the coding sequence ATGGAGCCGTTGAAGGTAGTGGCACGACTGTGGGAGCGGATCGAGGCACGCGACTGGGACGAAGTGGCCCCGCTGATCGCTGAGGACGCGGTCATCGAATGGCCCGTGAGCAGCGAACGCATCGTCGGTCGCGGCAATTTCATCGCCGTCATCAGCGATGACGACTACGCGGACGAGAGATCCGTGCAGGTGCTGCGGATCCTCGCGGACGGCGATCTCGTCGTCACCGAGGTGGAGATACCTCAGGACCACGTCGTCTACCGTGCCGTCTCCCTGTGGACGGTGCGGGACGGGCAGATCGTGGGCGCGCGGGAGTACTGGACCAGCCCCGGCCAGGATCCGGCCCCCCGTTGGCGCGCGGGCTTCGTCGAACCGCTCGTCGAACCGCTTGCGGCGGACTGA
- a CDS encoding serine/threonine-protein kinase codes for MEQLHPRDPQHIGPYHLLARLGSGGMGQVYLARRDPLGASPATHLTADATADATAAAASAAVAVKLIHPGLASDPGFRTRFRREVTAARLVGGAWTAPVLDADPDADIPWLATAYIAGPSLRQAVARDFGPLPAGSLRVLAAGLSYALQDIHRAGLVHRDLKPGNILLTPDGPRVIDFGIARALEAADGPALTQTGELLGSPGFLAPEQIRGTPLTPACDVFGLGAVLAYAATGQLPFGDPEQPGGIAALLLRITEAEPDLAGVPPELRGLVRDCLHKEPAARPTPAEVLARAAADRSAIPDPWLPAPLLARVGLHAAALLDREDAGPDRAAPVPPPAGKPEPSAAAPAQWPAPAAPPPSAPSPSPSPTAAAPSAAPSASASASASASASTVFLVSIAAVVAFAAGGTVYAVMTGDDRPLATPGTPPTTGVTASTASGPTSGPASVPPPAGLPEAYAGTWRATSGGQSWRLTLTPGEAGTPVMSLSVQAPGLACAWTAPLGSAAAGATDGAGTVELAPSTVTSGAAPTCTPGGRSTLRLLPDGSLVRELADSRSVPLTYHRQ; via the coding sequence ATGGAACAGCTGCACCCGCGGGACCCACAGCACATCGGCCCCTACCACCTGCTCGCCCGACTCGGCTCCGGCGGCATGGGCCAGGTCTACCTCGCCCGCCGCGACCCCCTGGGCGCGAGCCCCGCCACGCACCTCACCGCCGACGCCACCGCCGACGCCACCGCCGCCGCTGCTTCTGCCGCCGTAGCCGTGAAGCTGATCCACCCCGGCCTCGCCTCCGACCCCGGCTTCCGCACCCGCTTCCGCCGCGAGGTCACCGCCGCCCGCCTCGTCGGCGGAGCCTGGACCGCCCCCGTCCTCGACGCCGATCCCGACGCGGACATCCCCTGGCTGGCCACCGCCTACATCGCCGGGCCGAGCCTGCGCCAAGCCGTAGCACGCGACTTCGGCCCGCTGCCGGCCGGCTCTCTACGGGTTCTGGCCGCGGGGCTCTCGTACGCCCTCCAGGACATCCACCGCGCCGGACTCGTCCACCGGGACCTGAAGCCCGGCAACATCCTGCTCACCCCCGACGGCCCCCGCGTCATCGACTTCGGCATCGCCCGGGCCCTGGAAGCCGCCGACGGCCCCGCGCTCACGCAGACCGGCGAACTGCTCGGCTCCCCCGGCTTCCTCGCCCCCGAGCAGATCCGCGGCACTCCGCTGACCCCGGCCTGCGACGTGTTCGGCCTCGGCGCGGTACTCGCCTACGCCGCCACCGGCCAACTGCCTTTCGGGGACCCGGAGCAGCCCGGAGGCATCGCGGCGCTCCTGCTGCGCATCACCGAAGCGGAACCGGACCTGGCCGGCGTACCGCCCGAACTGCGCGGCCTCGTACGGGACTGCCTGCACAAGGAACCCGCCGCGCGGCCGACGCCTGCCGAGGTGCTCGCGCGGGCCGCCGCGGACCGGTCGGCCATACCGGATCCCTGGCTTCCGGCGCCGCTGCTCGCACGGGTCGGGCTGCACGCCGCGGCCCTCCTGGACCGCGAGGACGCCGGACCGGACCGGGCGGCGCCCGTCCCTCCCCCTGCGGGGAAACCGGAACCATCGGCAGCCGCCCCGGCCCAGTGGCCCGCACCCGCCGCACCGCCTCCTTCCGCGCCCTCTCCCTCCCCTTCGCCTACCGCCGCCGCCCCGTCCGCCGCCCCGTCCGCCTCCGCCTCCGCCTCCGCCTCCGCCTCCGCGTCCACCGTCTTCCTCGTCTCCATCGCAGCGGTCGTCGCCTTCGCGGCGGGCGGCACCGTGTACGCCGTCATGACCGGAGACGACCGGCCGCTGGCCACCCCGGGCACCCCGCCCACCACAGGAGTCACGGCCTCGACCGCCTCCGGCCCCACCTCGGGCCCCGCTTCCGTCCCCCCGCCCGCCGGGCTGCCCGAGGCCTACGCCGGCACCTGGCGCGCCACCTCCGGAGGCCAGAGCTGGCGGCTCACCCTCACCCCCGGTGAGGCCGGCACCCCCGTCATGTCCCTGAGCGTGCAGGCTCCCGGCCTCGCCTGCGCCTGGACCGCACCGCTGGGCTCCGCTGCGGCCGGGGCCACCGACGGAGCGGGCACCGTCGAGCTCGCCCCCTCCACCGTCACCTCCGGAGCCGCGCCCACCTGCACACCGGGTGGTCGCAGCACGCTGCGCCTGCTGCCCGACGGGAGCCTGGTGCGGGAGCTCGCCGACAGCCGCAGCGTGCCGCTCACGTACCACCGGCAGTGA
- a CDS encoding GNAT family N-acetyltransferase — MLRGSKVGLRARHEDDVPVLTAGLYDDPVNYSRSALRPWLPITPPGSKDSPFVVDGKEQRNAPFSMVELDSGALVGNAVLWGIDDHNRSAHIGLGLLPSARGRGCGTDAVAVLCHYGFIVRGLQRLQIETLSDNAAMLHAAERNGFVREGVLRSSAWVTGEFLDDVLLGLLAEDWKPNAKG; from the coding sequence ATGCTCAGAGGCAGCAAGGTCGGGCTCAGGGCCCGGCACGAAGACGACGTCCCGGTCCTGACGGCCGGGCTCTACGACGACCCGGTCAACTACTCGCGGTCCGCACTCCGGCCGTGGCTGCCGATCACGCCGCCCGGCTCCAAGGACTCGCCGTTCGTGGTGGACGGCAAGGAGCAACGGAATGCCCCGTTCTCCATGGTGGAGCTGGACAGCGGCGCGCTGGTCGGCAACGCGGTGCTGTGGGGCATCGACGACCACAACCGGTCCGCGCACATCGGCCTCGGACTGCTGCCGTCCGCTCGCGGCAGGGGCTGCGGAACCGACGCTGTCGCGGTGCTCTGCCACTACGGTTTCATCGTGCGTGGCCTGCAGCGGCTGCAGATCGAGACGCTGTCGGACAACGCCGCGATGCTGCACGCGGCCGAGCGCAACGGCTTCGTCCGCGAGGGCGTGCTGCGCTCCTCGGCCTGGGTGACGGGCGAGTTCCTGGACGACGTACTGCTCGGACTCCTCGCCGAGGACTGGAAGCCGAACGCGAAGGGCTAG
- a CDS encoding MarR family winged helix-turn-helix transcriptional regulator codes for MRQDLLSRTALGVFRLNGQFLSVSEELARPAGLTAAWWQVLGAVLHDPLPVAGIARAMGITRQSVQRVADLLASKGLAEYVPNPAHRRAKLLCPTEAGRAAVARIGPGHASLATRLAEALGEEAFTETVRVLERLSAAMDVLEAHAAPEALEAVAPGPGSPAS; via the coding sequence ATGCGGCAGGACCTCCTGAGCCGCACCGCACTCGGCGTGTTCCGCCTCAACGGCCAGTTCCTCTCCGTGTCCGAGGAACTGGCCCGCCCGGCAGGGCTGACCGCCGCCTGGTGGCAGGTACTCGGCGCCGTTCTGCACGATCCGCTCCCCGTCGCCGGCATCGCCCGGGCCATGGGCATCACCCGGCAGAGCGTGCAGCGCGTCGCCGACCTCCTGGCCTCCAAGGGCCTCGCCGAGTACGTCCCCAACCCGGCCCACCGCCGCGCGAAACTGCTGTGCCCGACGGAGGCCGGCCGCGCGGCCGTGGCCCGGATCGGCCCGGGCCACGCGTCCCTGGCCACCCGCCTCGCGGAGGCCCTGGGCGAGGAGGCCTTCACGGAAACGGTCCGCGTCCTGGAACGGCTCTCGGCCGCCATGGATGTTCTGGAAGCGCATGCCGCTCCGGAGGCCCTGGAGGCCGTGGCGCCTGGACCCGGTTCCCCGGCTTCCTAG
- a CDS encoding DJ-1/PfpI family protein — translation MSEARTADTGTSPFPTVHVAVYDTYADWETGHTTAHLTQRGYEVRTVGFAAGEPVTTMGGLRVQPDLALADLSPGESSLLILTGAGLWDAGDELAPFAAKAAEFLAAGVPVAAICGATAGLARAGVLDGRTHTSAAPFYLGGQPGYAGAAHYVEADAVTDGDLITAGPTEPVAFAREVFARLGVYKPHVLDAWYRLFHDSDPTAYPVLMAAAESGDA, via the coding sequence ATGAGCGAAGCCCGGACAGCAGACACAGGCACTTCCCCATTCCCGACGGTCCACGTGGCGGTCTACGACACCTACGCCGACTGGGAGACGGGCCACACCACCGCACACCTGACCCAGCGCGGGTACGAGGTCCGCACGGTCGGCTTCGCCGCCGGCGAGCCCGTCACCACCATGGGAGGCCTCCGCGTCCAGCCCGACCTGGCCCTGGCCGACCTGAGCCCGGGGGAGTCGTCCCTCCTGATCCTGACCGGCGCCGGACTGTGGGACGCGGGCGACGAGCTGGCCCCCTTCGCCGCGAAGGCCGCGGAGTTCCTGGCGGCCGGCGTCCCGGTCGCGGCGATCTGCGGAGCCACGGCGGGCCTGGCCCGCGCGGGAGTCCTGGACGGGCGTACGCACACCAGCGCGGCCCCCTTCTACCTCGGCGGCCAGCCGGGCTACGCGGGCGCCGCACACTACGTCGAGGCCGACGCGGTCACCGACGGCGACCTGATCACGGCGGGCCCGACGGAACCGGTGGCGTTCGCCCGCGAAGTCTTCGCCCGCCTCGGGGTCTACAAGCCGCACGTCCTCGACGCGTGGTACCGCCTGTTCCACGACTCCGACCCGACCGCGTACCCGGTCCTCATGGCGGCGGCGGAGTCGGGCGATGCCTGA
- a CDS encoding aspartate aminotransferase family protein yields the protein MTPHVTSGASVKAADRAHVFHSWSAQALIDPLAVAKAEGSHFWDYDGRRYLDFASQLVNTNIGHQHPKVVAAIQEQAATLCTLAPGFAVDVRSEAARLIAQRTPGDLDKIFFTNGGAEAVENAVRMARLHTGRQKVMSTYRSYHGATAAAINLTGDPRRWPSDQAAAGVVHFWGPFLYRSPFHATTEAEECERALTHLADTIAFEGPATIAAIILESVPGTAGIMTPPPGYLAGVRELCDRYGIVFILDEVMSGFGRTGKWFAAEHWDVTPDLITFAKGVNSGYVPLGGVAISAAIAETFATRPYPGGLTYSGHPLACAAAVATITAMEEEGIVEHAAHLGENVIGPALAELAERHPSVGEVRGLGAFWALELVRDKETREPLVPYNAAGADNAPMAEFAAACKASGLWPFVNMNRTHVVPPCNITEADAKEGLALLDDALTVADKHVSA from the coding sequence ATGACCCCTCACGTCACCTCGGGCGCCTCCGTCAAGGCTGCCGACCGCGCTCACGTCTTCCACTCCTGGTCCGCACAGGCCCTGATCGACCCGCTCGCCGTGGCCAAAGCCGAGGGGTCGCACTTCTGGGACTACGACGGCAGGCGCTACCTCGACTTCGCCTCCCAGCTGGTCAACACCAACATCGGTCACCAGCACCCCAAGGTCGTCGCCGCCATCCAGGAGCAGGCGGCCACGCTCTGCACCCTGGCCCCCGGTTTCGCCGTCGACGTCCGCTCCGAGGCCGCACGCCTCATCGCGCAGCGGACCCCCGGCGACCTCGACAAGATCTTCTTCACCAACGGCGGAGCCGAAGCCGTGGAGAACGCCGTCCGCATGGCCCGGCTGCACACCGGCCGGCAGAAGGTGATGTCCACCTACCGCTCCTACCACGGCGCCACCGCGGCCGCGATCAACCTGACCGGCGACCCGCGCCGCTGGCCCTCCGACCAGGCCGCCGCGGGCGTCGTGCACTTCTGGGGACCGTTCCTCTACCGCTCGCCGTTCCACGCGACCACCGAGGCCGAGGAGTGCGAACGCGCCCTCACCCACCTCGCCGACACGATCGCCTTCGAGGGCCCCGCGACGATCGCCGCGATCATCCTGGAGTCCGTCCCCGGCACGGCCGGGATCATGACCCCGCCCCCCGGCTACCTGGCCGGCGTGCGCGAGCTCTGCGACCGTTACGGCATCGTCTTCATCCTGGACGAGGTCATGTCGGGATTCGGCCGGACCGGCAAGTGGTTCGCCGCCGAGCACTGGGACGTCACCCCCGACCTGATCACCTTCGCCAAGGGCGTCAACAGCGGCTACGTCCCGCTCGGCGGCGTCGCGATCTCCGCCGCGATCGCGGAGACCTTCGCCACGCGCCCCTACCCGGGCGGGCTGACCTACTCCGGTCACCCCCTCGCCTGCGCGGCCGCCGTCGCGACGATCACCGCGATGGAGGAGGAGGGCATCGTCGAGCACGCCGCCCACCTCGGCGAGAACGTGATCGGCCCGGCCCTCGCCGAGCTCGCGGAGCGCCACCCCTCGGTCGGGGAGGTGCGCGGTCTGGGCGCCTTCTGGGCGCTGGAACTCGTACGGGACAAGGAGACGCGCGAGCCGCTCGTCCCGTACAACGCCGCCGGCGCGGACAATGCGCCGATGGCCGAGTTCGCCGCCGCCTGCAAGGCGTCCGGGCTGTGGCCGTTCGTCAACATGAACCGCACCCACGTCGTCCCGCCGTGCAACATCACGGAGGCGGACGCGAAGGAGGGCCTGGCCCTGCTGGACGATGCCCTGACCGTCGCGGACAAGCACGTTTCGGCCTGA
- a CDS encoding GntR family transcriptional regulator, with product MTGSGAVTRNTLRQQIADALRDEVLAGRLPAGTEFTVKQIAEQYEVSATPVREALVDLSAQGLLDSVQHRGFRVRVFSVDDFRGMIEARTLIVEGIFRRLVERGTAPGTGERLVSVRRRAEEARRTALNGSLEVLIGYDLRFWRELSGLVGNTYISEFLHRIRVQCWVFAVPYLKAEPHLRSSLWAGHNELIDAVTRADAEEVRRLVHAYNQHGLDWAAGLKAART from the coding sequence ATGACAGGCAGCGGCGCTGTCACCCGCAACACACTTCGCCAGCAGATCGCGGACGCGCTGCGTGACGAGGTGCTCGCGGGGCGTCTGCCCGCCGGGACCGAGTTCACCGTCAAACAGATCGCCGAGCAGTACGAAGTCTCCGCGACCCCCGTCCGCGAGGCCCTCGTCGACCTCTCCGCACAGGGCCTGCTCGACTCCGTCCAGCACCGCGGCTTCCGCGTCCGAGTCTTCTCCGTGGACGATTTCCGGGGCATGATCGAGGCTCGTACGTTGATCGTGGAAGGAATCTTCCGCCGACTCGTCGAACGCGGCACCGCTCCCGGCACCGGCGAGCGGCTGGTCTCGGTTCGCCGCCGGGCGGAGGAGGCGCGCAGGACGGCGCTGAACGGCTCGCTCGAAGTGCTGATCGGCTACGACCTGCGCTTCTGGAGGGAGCTGAGCGGGCTGGTCGGCAACACGTACATCTCCGAATTCCTGCACCGCATCCGAGTGCAGTGCTGGGTGTTCGCCGTGCCCTACCTGAAGGCGGAGCCGCACCTGCGCAGCAGCCTGTGGGCCGGCCACAACGAACTGATCGACGCGGTGACCCGCGCGGACGCCGAGGAGGTACGACGCCTCGTGCACGCGTACAACCAGCACGGTCTGGACTGGGCCGCGGGCCTGAAGGCGGCGCGCACGTGA